A portion of the Moraxella ovis genome contains these proteins:
- a CDS encoding ATP-binding protein, whose product MDYSSKRLNPDAISHLLEDEWIDKHRGVIIVGATGTGKTWLACALGNHACRNLRKVMFVQAADLYEDIILSIADGSIATVKQKYCKVDLLIIDDFGIGELLPQICPVLLDIIDKQSSVGGLLITSQYPVANWHDLFSEATIADAILDRIIHRSYPITLTGESMRKKLTYMIN is encoded by the coding sequence ATGGATTATAGTAGTAAAAGATTAAACCCTGATGCCATTTCGCATTTATTGGAAGATGAATGGATAGATAAACATCGAGGTGTCATTATTGTAGGAGCTACTGGCACGGGTAAAACTTGGCTGGCTTGTGCCTTGGGTAATCATGCTTGCCGCAATTTAAGAAAAGTGATGTTTGTTCAAGCTGCTGATTTGTATGAAGATATCATTTTGTCAATCGCTGATGGTAGTATTGCCACGGTTAAGCAAAAATATTGCAAGGTGGATTTGTTAATCATTGATGACTTTGGCATAGGTGAATTGCTACCACAGATATGCCCTGTGTTACTGGACATTATTGACAAGCAATCTAGTGTTGGAGGTCTGCTGATAACTAGCCAGTATCCTGTTGCAAATTGGCATGATTTATTTTCTGAGGCGACCATTGCTGACGCTATATTAGATCGCATTATTCACCGATCATATCCTATTACATTAACAGGGGAATCCATGCGGAAAAAATTGACTTATATGATCAATTAG
- a CDS encoding SlyX family protein, translating into MTATHADITDLQIKIAYLENTVDALNDVIAQQDKTLKDLQDQLKLLYKFLESRDDDGIAPFDLLADRPPHY; encoded by the coding sequence ATGACCGCCACCCACGCTGATATTACCGATTTGCAAATCAAAATCGCCTATCTTGAAAATACGGTAGATGCCCTAAATGATGTCATCGCCCAGCAAGATAAGACCTTAAAGGACTTGCAAGACCAATTAAAACTTTTGTATAAATTCTTAGAAAGTCGTGATGATGACGGCATTGCTCCGTTTGATTTACTCGCAGACAGACCACCGCATTATTAA
- a CDS encoding response regulator: MSIKVLVVDDHDLVRMGIARMLDDDAQIEVIAEADNGDAAVRLARQHRPDVVLLDVNMPNVGGVEATRRIKQIDQNIKVLAVSSLSAQPYPSMLLKAGVNGYITKGTPLDEMIRAIKKVHGGGKYFSHDVAEQLADTVLGEQAESPFDALSEREKQVAMMVVNCQSAQEIADQLFVSVKTVNTYRYRIFEKLGVNSDVKLTHLAIRHGLIEAN; the protein is encoded by the coding sequence ATGTCGATTAAAGTGCTGGTAGTCGATGATCATGATTTAGTGCGCATGGGTATTGCGCGAATGCTTGATGATGATGCTCAGATCGAAGTGATCGCTGAAGCTGACAATGGTGATGCCGCGGTTCGACTTGCGCGCCAGCATCGTCCTGATGTCGTGCTGTTGGATGTCAACATGCCAAATGTGGGCGGTGTTGAGGCAACTCGCCGCATCAAGCAGATCGATCAGAACATCAAAGTACTCGCCGTGTCCAGCTTATCAGCACAGCCTTACCCTTCAATGCTACTAAAGGCAGGTGTCAATGGCTACATCACCAAAGGCACACCACTCGACGAGATGATTCGCGCCATCAAAAAGGTGCATGGCGGCGGTAAGTACTTTAGCCACGATGTCGCCGAACAACTGGCCGATACCGTACTTGGCGAACAGGCGGAATCACCTTTTGATGCGCTGTCTGAACGCGAAAAACAAGTTGCGATGATGGTTGTGAATTGCCAAAGCGCCCAAGAGATTGCCGATCAGCTGTTCGTTAGCGTTAAGACTGTGAACACCTATCGTTATCGTATTTTTGAGAAATTGGGTGTTAATAGCGACGTTAAGCTCACACATCTTGCTATCAGACACGGACTCATTGAGGCCAATTGA
- a CDS encoding outer membrane protein transport protein, producing the protein MSKFNYTTLAVAVASIGAIGSAHAAGLDRSGQDVSAFLQDGTYAEAVYTYIDADISGKDNSGRSTGDVAEAYDFFRYGVKTDINDTFSVGILYDEPFGAAVDHFGSSNFITEGGDATVNALTGGRAPTLAAAQAGLAQAQAGIDQLQAAIAQTEAAGGDTTALQGQRASAAATARQLGGAINAATTAEAQSGQGTNVEIRTNNITGLLGAKFGTNKNFQIYGGPVAQRLKGEVHLRGVAYQAATGYDAKISTDTAYGWAAGIAYSKPEIALKAALTYRSEIEHESSISEVMPALGAAGVATRDFSVTLPESWNLDFQTGINPTTLLTAKVRYVPWSDFDIRPPTYGDATRVSTGNSLPIIDYSKDQWSGELGLAKKLSDKVAVSGSVGYDSGAGNPASSLGPIKGYYSVGLGGRYNFTPEWSFSLGAKYLKFGDATAQLPTRTTVGEFDDNDGFIAGVKLAYQQK; encoded by the coding sequence ATGTCTAAATTTAATTATACAACGCTTGCCGTTGCAGTCGCTTCTATTGGGGCGATTGGCTCAGCGCATGCGGCAGGTCTTGATCGCTCGGGTCAGGATGTATCAGCGTTTTTGCAGGATGGTACATATGCTGAGGCGGTCTATACTTATATCGATGCGGATATATCCGGCAAGGATAACAGTGGACGCTCAACGGGGGATGTTGCAGAAGCTTATGATTTCTTCCGTTATGGGGTAAAAACGGACATTAATGACACATTTAGCGTGGGTATTCTCTATGATGAGCCTTTTGGGGCGGCAGTTGATCATTTTGGCAGCAGTAATTTTATTACTGAAGGTGGCGATGCAACTGTAAATGCTTTAACAGGTGGAAGGGCGCCAACTTTGGCGGCCGCTCAAGCAGGCCTTGCTCAAGCACAAGCTGGTATTGATCAATTGCAAGCCGCCATCGCGCAAACAGAAGCAGCAGGTGGTGATACTACTGCGTTGCAAGGACAGCGTGCATCTGCTGCAGCGACTGCACGTCAGCTGGGCGGGGCAATTAATGCGGCAACCACAGCTGAAGCGCAGAGTGGACAAGGAACCAATGTAGAAATTCGCACGAATAATATTACCGGTCTTTTGGGTGCAAAATTTGGCACTAATAAAAATTTCCAAATCTATGGCGGTCCTGTTGCACAGCGTTTAAAGGGTGAGGTTCACTTGCGCGGTGTGGCATACCAAGCTGCAACAGGCTATGATGCAAAAATCTCAACTGATACTGCATACGGTTGGGCGGCGGGTATTGCTTATAGTAAGCCAGAAATTGCCTTAAAAGCGGCGCTTACCTATCGTTCTGAGATTGAGCATGAAAGTAGCATCTCTGAAGTAATGCCCGCACTAGGCGCTGCTGGTGTAGCTACACGTGATTTTAGTGTAACCCTGCCAGAGTCTTGGAACTTAGACTTCCAAACTGGCATTAATCCAACTACATTATTAACTGCTAAAGTTCGCTATGTACCTTGGTCTGATTTTGATATTCGTCCACCAACATATGGTGATGCGACCCGTGTCAGCACCGGTAATTCACTACCTATCATTGATTATAGCAAAGATCAATGGTCGGGTGAATTGGGTCTTGCTAAGAAGCTCTCTGATAAAGTGGCGGTATCTGGTAGTGTTGGTTACGACAGTGGCGCGGGCAATCCTGCCAGCAGTTTAGGGCCAATTAAAGGCTATTACAGTGTCGGCTTGGGTGGTCGCTATAACTTTACGCCAGAATGGTCATTCTCTTTGGGCGCTAAATACTTGAAATTTGGCGATGCTACAGCGCAGTTGCCAACTCGTACTACCGTCGGCGAATTTGACGATAATGATGGGTTTATCGCAGGTGTGAAGCTAGCCTATCAGCAAAAATAA
- a CDS encoding LpxL/LpxP family acyltransferase has product MSNKNCCGDNCHTDNQAPQSNNPQIDIKKMPDLTVTHKQTSMADKAPFQWEFLLPKYWGIWFALMIFLPLIYLPLRIQFWLGRKIGELAYMLIKRRVKDTLTNLTLAFPNKSDDEKVLIAKQVFVNQGIGIFETLNAWFRPNVFKRTFSISGLQHLITAQKENKAVILLGGHYTTLDLMGRIATQFFAVDCVYRKQNNALLEWFIFNNRRQIYDEQIANRDIKKLINRIKAGKIIWYTPDQDFGLEHGIMATFFGVPSATITAQRRFAGMNKKNPPVFIAFDMIRQTPDNIPKGKRPHYHISLSPVIENYPSDDEVADAQRINDMIEHNIKKDITQWMWFHRRFKTQADGTNYYQ; this is encoded by the coding sequence ATGAGCAACAAAAACTGCTGTGGGGATAATTGCCACACCGATAACCAAGCCCCACAATCAAATAACCCACAAATTGACATTAAAAAAATGCCCGATTTGACCGTCACGCACAAACAAACAAGCATGGCGGACAAAGCCCCTTTTCAATGGGAATTTTTATTGCCAAAATATTGGGGGATTTGGTTTGCCTTGATGATATTTTTACCGCTCATTTATTTGCCTTTGCGTATTCAATTTTGGCTTGGCAGAAAAATTGGCGAATTGGCGTATATGTTAATAAAAAGACGGGTAAAAGATACGCTCACCAATTTAACTTTGGCATTTCCCAATAAAAGCGATGATGAAAAAGTGCTAATCGCCAAACAAGTTTTTGTCAATCAAGGCATTGGTATTTTTGAGACGCTAAACGCATGGTTTCGCCCCAATGTTTTTAAACGTACATTTAGCATTTCAGGTTTACAGCATTTAATTACTGCCCAAAAAGAAAATAAAGCAGTGATATTATTGGGTGGGCATTATACCACACTTGATTTAATGGGGCGAATTGCCACACAGTTTTTTGCAGTGGACTGCGTATATCGCAAACAGAATAATGCACTTTTGGAATGGTTTATTTTTAATAACAGACGACAAATTTATGATGAACAGATTGCCAATCGTGATATAAAAAAATTGATAAACCGAATAAAAGCAGGCAAGATTATTTGGTATACACCCGACCAAGATTTTGGGCTAGAGCATGGTATTATGGCGACATTTTTTGGTGTGCCGTCTGCAACCATTACCGCCCAAAGGCGATTTGCCGGCATGAATAAAAAAAATCCGCCTGTTTTTATCGCTTTTGATATGATTCGCCAAACGCCTGACAATATCCCCAAAGGCAAACGTCCGCATTATCATATTAGCCTATCGCCTGTCATTGAAAATTATCCAAGCGATGACGAAGTGGCGGACGCACAGCGTATTAATGATATGATAGAACATAACATTAAAAAAGACATTACCCAATGGATGTGGTTTCATCGGCGGTTTAAAACACAGGCGGACGGGACGAATTATTATCAATAA
- a CDS encoding ATP-binding cassette domain-containing protein, with protein MALIHLKNISLAFGVAPILDHVNFSLDAGERVCLIGRNGEGKSTLFKLIDGTQTPDDGEIIIADGLRVAMLAQDVPSDDGTLLDIVMNGDEKVATLLRQYHDLSDKCGMGDMTACERMTDVQHEIDALHGWELERNARTLLDNMGLNPTDRLADLSGGRKRRVLLARALVVKPDVLLLDEPTNHLDVESIDWLENYLLGQNLTVLFITHDRKFVDNLATRIVELDRGKLSTYDVTQGVKGYARYQELKELELASEAKSFEEFDKKLAQEEVWIRQGIKARRTRNEGRVRALKALREERKQRRDVVGSVSLTQNVSEKSGKIVCEVKDLSLQYDGKILVKNFSTLLMRGDKVGIIGNNGVGKTTLIRTVLGLDNSAKVGGTVKLGTNLNIAFFDQLKDQLDFDKSVAENVSEGSDYVDVGGRRTHILGYLQDFLFTPNRARTPVKALSGGEKARVLLARNLLKPANVLVLDEPTNDLDMATLELLEEFVAGFDGTILLISHDRTFMDNVVTQTWVFGTDKDGHGVIDEYVGGYQDYLTQKARSEPTKPKTDKVEKAEKSETVKTDKPKSDTPKPEQKRKLSYKEQRELESLPNEIAELENEQSKINDKLADGSLFVSDLALATQYSERLGEIDELLMEKLERWDELENLVK; from the coding sequence ATGGCACTCATTCATCTAAAAAATATCTCCCTTGCCTTTGGCGTCGCCCCCATTTTAGACCATGTTAATTTTAGCCTTGATGCAGGCGAGCGAGTGTGTCTCATTGGACGAAATGGCGAAGGCAAATCCACGCTCTTTAAGCTCATTGACGGCACGCAAACCCCTGATGACGGAGAGATCATCATCGCAGACGGCTTGCGTGTTGCCATGCTTGCCCAAGACGTGCCAAGCGATGACGGTACCTTGCTTGACATTGTCATGAATGGCGATGAAAAAGTGGCGACCCTGCTTCGCCAATACCACGACCTATCGGACAAATGTGGGATGGGCGACATGACCGCTTGCGAGCGTATGACAGACGTACAACATGAGATTGACGCCCTGCACGGCTGGGAGTTGGAGCGAAACGCCCGCACCTTGCTTGACAACATGGGGCTAAATCCCACAGACCGCCTTGCCGACTTATCAGGCGGACGAAAAAGACGGGTGTTGCTCGCTCGGGCGTTGGTGGTTAAGCCTGATGTGTTGCTACTTGATGAGCCGACCAACCATTTGGACGTGGAGAGCATTGATTGGCTAGAAAATTACCTGCTCGGGCAAAATTTGACCGTGCTGTTTATCACGCACGACCGCAAATTTGTGGATAATCTTGCCACTCGCATTGTGGAATTGGATAGGGGTAAACTCTCCACTTATGACGTAACGCAAGGGGTTAAGGGCTATGCTCGTTATCAAGAATTAAAGGAGTTGGAGCTTGCCAGCGAAGCCAAATCCTTTGAAGAATTTGACAAAAAACTTGCCCAAGAAGAAGTCTGGATTCGCCAAGGCATTAAGGCAAGGCGTACTCGCAACGAAGGGCGTGTGCGTGCACTAAAGGCACTTCGTGAAGAGCGAAAGCAGCGTCGTGATGTGGTGGGGAGCGTCTCACTTACCCAAAACGTATCCGAAAAATCAGGAAAAATCGTCTGTGAAGTCAAGGACTTAAGCCTGCAATATGACGGCAAAATACTGGTCAAAAACTTCTCAACCCTGCTCATGCGTGGCGATAAAGTTGGCATCATCGGCAATAATGGCGTGGGCAAAACGACCCTAATCCGCACCGTGCTTGGGCTTGATAACTCTGCCAAAGTAGGCGGTACAGTCAAGCTCGGCACAAACCTAAATATCGCCTTTTTTGACCAATTAAAAGACCAATTAGACTTTGATAAATCCGTTGCCGAAAACGTCTCCGAAGGCTCGGACTATGTGGACGTGGGCGGAAGACGCACGCACATTTTGGGGTATTTGCAGGACTTTTTGTTCACGCCAAACCGTGCCAGAACGCCTGTCAAGGCTCTATCAGGGGGCGAAAAAGCCCGTGTACTGCTTGCCAGAAACTTACTAAAACCTGCCAACGTCTTGGTGCTTGATGAGCCGACCAACGACCTTGATATGGCAACTTTGGAGCTTTTGGAAGAGTTTGTCGCAGGATTTGACGGCACGATTTTACTCATCAGCCACGACCGCACCTTTATGGACAACGTGGTAACGCAGACGTGGGTATTTGGCACGGACAAAGACGGTCATGGCGTGATTGACGAATATGTGGGCGGTTATCAAGATTATCTGACCCAAAAAGCACGGAGTGAACCAACCAAGCCCAAAACAGATAAAGTTGAAAAAGCGGAAAAATCAGAAACAGTCAAAACCGACAAACCAAAATCCGACACGCCCAAACCTGAACAAAAACGCAAACTCTCCTATAAAGAACAGCGTGAATTGGAAAGCCTGCCCAATGAAATTGCCGAACTTGAAAACGAGCAAAGCAAGATAAATGACAAACTGGCGGACGGTTCGCTGTTTGTGAGCGATTTGGCATTGGCGACCCAATACAGCGAAAGGCTTGGGGAGATTGACGAGCTTTTAATGGAGAAGTTGGAGCGTTGGGACGAATTGGAAAACTTGGTAAAATAA
- the rpe gene encoding ribulose-phosphate 3-epimerase has protein sequence MKILPQKPFLIAPSILSADFARLGDDAKAVLDAGADVVHFDVMDNHYVPNLTFGAMVCRALKDYGITAPIDVHLMVKPVDRMIEEFIKAGADIITFHPEASEHIDRSLQLIKDAGVKCGLVFNPATPLHYLDYTIDKLDQILIMSVNPGFGGQKFIDGTLDKVRAVRKMIDERGLDIRLEIDGGVNPDNIRAIADAGVDMFVAGSAIFNKPDYKAVIDQMRAELALVQTKESND, from the coding sequence ATGAAAATTCTACCCCAAAAACCATTTCTCATCGCTCCGTCCATTTTATCAGCCGATTTTGCCCGTTTGGGTGATGACGCAAAAGCCGTACTAGACGCAGGGGCGGATGTGGTGCATTTTGATGTCATGGACAACCACTATGTGCCAAATTTGACTTTTGGGGCGATGGTCTGCCGTGCCTTAAAAGACTACGGCATCACCGCGCCGATTGATGTGCATCTTATGGTGAAGCCTGTGGATAGAATGATCGAAGAATTTATCAAGGCGGGGGCAGACATCATCACGTTCCACCCAGAAGCAAGCGAGCACATTGATCGCAGTCTACAACTCATCAAAGATGCAGGTGTTAAATGCGGACTTGTTTTCAACCCTGCCACGCCACTGCATTACTTGGATTATACCATCGATAAACTTGATCAGATTCTTATCATGAGTGTCAATCCTGGTTTTGGCGGCCAGAAGTTCATTGATGGCACGCTTGATAAAGTGCGCGCAGTTCGCAAGATGATCGACGAGCGTGGACTTGACATTCGCCTAGAGATTGATGGTGGTGTCAATCCTGATAATATCCGTGCGATTGCGGATGCAGGCGTGGATATGTTTGTGGCGGGTTCGGCGATTTTTAATAAGCCTGATTATAAAGCTGTCATCGATCAGATGCGTGCAGAACTTGCCTTAGTGCAGACGAAGGAATCTAATGATTGA